One genomic segment of Microbacterium sp. ProA8 includes these proteins:
- a CDS encoding helix-turn-helix domain-containing protein has protein sequence MTSEHPGVDAAEQAAAMLTTAGMARMPARVMMALVGSPDEGYTAAELGDRLGVSAAAVSGAVRYLVSMRLIQRLSRAGDRRDRYDLTDDAWSGMITANAPLYAALAAHIDSIADDNDGAPVSVARARDVADFLRYLSERMPHLAEEWRAERSSGAR, from the coding sequence GTGACCAGCGAGCATCCGGGTGTCGACGCAGCCGAGCAGGCTGCGGCGATGCTGACCACGGCGGGCATGGCCCGCATGCCCGCGCGCGTGATGATGGCCCTCGTCGGCTCACCCGACGAGGGCTACACCGCGGCCGAGCTCGGCGACCGTCTCGGCGTCTCGGCAGCCGCGGTGTCGGGCGCGGTGCGGTACCTGGTGTCGATGCGGCTCATCCAGCGGCTGTCGCGAGCCGGAGACCGTCGCGACCGGTACGACCTCACCGACGACGCATGGTCGGGCATGATCACGGCCAACGCCCCGCTGTACGCGGCGCTCGCGGCGCACATCGACAGCATCGCCGACGACAACGACGGCGCACCCGTCTCGGTCGCGCGGGCGCGTGACGTCGCCGACTTCCTGAGGTACCTTTCCGAGCGGATGCCGCACCTCGCGGAGGAATGGCGGGCCGAGCGCTCGTCGGGCGCACGGTAG
- a CDS encoding ribonuclease H — translation MTDAPRYIVATDGACKGNPGPTGWAWVGEDGHWAAGAIPLGTNNVGELMGLLKAIEDHADVENLVVQADSKYAIDTYTKWMDGHRRRGWKTSTGAPAKNVDILEQLIVARDARRAAGLPDVVLEHVRGHSGHVLNAWADERAVRASEHAAKGTASAWSSLGAQDPIDVSTRPKNGR, via the coding sequence GTGACCGACGCGCCCCGCTACATCGTTGCCACCGACGGAGCCTGTAAGGGCAACCCGGGACCGACCGGCTGGGCCTGGGTCGGCGAGGACGGCCACTGGGCCGCCGGCGCGATCCCGCTCGGCACCAACAACGTCGGTGAGCTGATGGGCCTGCTGAAGGCGATCGAGGACCACGCCGACGTGGAGAACCTCGTGGTGCAGGCCGACTCGAAGTACGCGATCGACACCTACACGAAGTGGATGGACGGCCACCGCCGCCGCGGCTGGAAGACCTCGACCGGTGCGCCTGCCAAGAACGTCGACATCCTCGAGCAGCTCATCGTCGCCCGCGATGCCCGCCGCGCCGCCGGCCTGCCCGACGTCGTGCTCGAGCACGTGCGCGGCCACTCCGGCCACGTGCTCAACGCCTGGGCCGACGAGCGCGCGGTGCGAGCCTCGGAGCACGCGGCGAAGGGCACGGCGAGCGCCTGGTCGTCGCTCGGCGCGCAGGACCCGATCGACGTCTCGACCCGCCCCAAGAACGGCCGCTGA
- a CDS encoding VOC family protein gives MAHGDITHIDIPVTDLGKAAEFYSGLFGWQIAEVPGFEGYPMWQAPNKISGGGLAPREEGFTQPRSYVEVDSIDETVAAAKNAGATVLMEKDQISPTSWWAVIADPDGNAIGLYEGTTDA, from the coding sequence ATGGCTCACGGCGACATCACGCACATCGACATCCCCGTCACCGACCTCGGCAAGGCGGCCGAGTTCTACTCCGGCCTGTTCGGCTGGCAGATCGCCGAGGTGCCCGGCTTCGAGGGCTACCCCATGTGGCAGGCGCCCAACAAGATCTCGGGCGGCGGCCTCGCGCCGCGCGAGGAGGGCTTCACGCAGCCCCGCTCGTACGTCGAGGTCGACTCCATCGACGAGACGGTCGCGGCGGCGAAGAATGCCGGCGCCACGGTGCTGATGGAGAAGGACCAGATCTCTCCCACGAGCTGGTGGGCCGTGATCGCCGACCCCGACGGCAACGCGATCGGCCTCTACGAGGGCACGACGGACGCCTGA
- a CDS encoding NUDIX domain-containing protein → MITSAGILLYRLAPSLEVLIAHMGGPFWASKDAGAWSVPKGEFAEGEESALDAARREFREELGIDPPEPPYAELGTFAYSSGKRVTVFVADGSGFSLDGLAFGEFELEWPPRSGRTASFPEVDRVEWTDTDAARERLVKGQRPAIDALEQHLAEAASSGR, encoded by the coding sequence GTGATCACCAGCGCCGGCATCCTGCTCTATCGGCTCGCGCCCTCCCTCGAAGTGCTCATCGCGCACATGGGCGGGCCGTTCTGGGCGAGCAAGGATGCCGGCGCGTGGTCTGTCCCCAAGGGCGAGTTCGCCGAGGGCGAGGAGAGCGCGCTGGATGCCGCGCGCCGCGAGTTCCGCGAGGAGCTCGGCATCGATCCGCCCGAGCCCCCGTACGCCGAGCTCGGCACGTTCGCGTACTCGTCGGGCAAACGGGTGACGGTGTTCGTCGCCGACGGCAGCGGCTTCTCGCTCGACGGCCTCGCGTTCGGCGAGTTCGAGCTGGAGTGGCCGCCGCGCTCGGGGCGGACGGCGTCGTTCCCCGAGGTCGACCGCGTGGAATGGACTGATACGGATGCCGCACGCGAGCGCCTCGTGAAGGGTCAGCGTCCGGCGATCGATGCGCTGGAGCAGCACCTCGCGGAGGCTGCCTCGTCGGGTCGCTGA
- a CDS encoding aldo/keto reductase family protein, whose amino-acid sequence MVNYRYLGNSGLKVSEITYGNWVTHGSQVDDSAAIATVHAALDAGISTFDTADVYANTLAEEVLGKALNGQRRESLEIFTKVYWPTGPKGPNDTGLSRKHIFESINASLRRLGTDYVDLYQAHRYDYETPIEETFQAFADVVRQGKALYIGVSEWTAEQLREGHTLAKSYGIQLISNQPQYSALWRVIEGKVVPASEELGISQIVWSPMAQGVLSGKYLPGQPLPEGSRATDEKSGAQFIQRFLRDEVLEAVQRLKPVAEEAGLSLPQLAIAWVLQNKNVASALVGASRPEQLSDTVKASGVVLDADTMAAIDTALSGVVYDDPEDTYTVSPKTRVV is encoded by the coding sequence ATGGTCAATTACCGGTACCTCGGAAACAGCGGTCTCAAAGTCAGTGAGATTACCTACGGCAACTGGGTCACGCACGGCTCGCAGGTCGACGACTCGGCCGCCATCGCCACCGTCCACGCAGCGCTCGACGCCGGCATCTCGACGTTCGACACGGCCGACGTCTATGCCAACACCCTCGCCGAGGAGGTGCTCGGCAAGGCGCTGAACGGCCAGCGCCGTGAGTCGCTCGAGATCTTCACCAAGGTGTACTGGCCGACCGGTCCCAAGGGGCCGAACGACACCGGCCTGAGCCGCAAGCACATCTTCGAATCCATCAACGCGTCGCTCCGCCGCCTCGGCACCGACTACGTCGACCTCTACCAGGCGCACCGGTACGACTACGAGACGCCGATCGAAGAGACGTTCCAGGCGTTCGCCGACGTCGTGCGGCAGGGCAAGGCGCTCTACATCGGCGTCTCGGAGTGGACGGCCGAGCAGCTGCGCGAGGGGCACACGCTCGCCAAGAGCTACGGCATCCAGCTCATCTCGAACCAGCCGCAGTACTCGGCCCTCTGGCGAGTGATCGAGGGCAAGGTGGTTCCGGCCTCCGAGGAGCTCGGCATCTCGCAGATCGTCTGGTCGCCGATGGCACAGGGCGTCCTCTCGGGCAAGTACCTGCCCGGTCAGCCGCTGCCCGAGGGCTCGCGCGCGACCGACGAGAAGAGCGGCGCGCAGTTCATCCAGCGGTTCCTCCGTGACGAGGTGCTCGAGGCCGTCCAGCGGCTGAAGCCCGTCGCCGAGGAAGCGGGCCTGTCGCTGCCGCAGCTCGCGATCGCCTGGGTGCTGCAGAACAAGAACGTGGCGTCGGCGCTGGTCGGGGCATCCCGTCCCGAGCAGCTCTCCGACACGGTCAAGGCCTCGGGCGTCGTGCTCGACGCCGACACCATGGCCGCGATCGACACGGCCCTCTCGGGCGTCGTCTACGACGACCCCGAGGACACCTACACCGTCTCGCCGAAGACCCGCGTGGTCTGA
- a CDS encoding ABC transporter ATP-binding protein, with product MSDDSNTTSRASRRKRGEAAEIGAAVAELSPEEKLELELAEQARLAADDWSGGVAPGKAANFGVSFRRLLGMLKPHAFPLVFVTLLGSIGVVLTVAAPKVLGEATNILFEGVVSGMAPAGATKEQVVQGLEDAGQQDLANIVSAMQNFEPGVGVDFMALSRVLLFVLALYFAASLLTWIQGYVMNVVMVRVMWRMREQVEAKIHRLPLSYFDRVQRGELISRVTNDIDNITQMMQQSLSQALTSVLTVVGVLIMMLSISWQLTLVVLVSFPLMAVLFGVIGPRSQKAFGIQWRKVGRLNARVEESFSGHALVKVYGREKSAREAFRLENEELYQASFKAQFLANIMQPAMMFIGNLTYVGIAVFGALMVAGGQLRLGDVQAFIQYSQQFTQPLAQLGGMAAVVQSGTASAERVFELLDVPEQEPDAVDAPEPVDGDGTIEFQDVAFSYTPDRPLIHDLSFRVEPGQTVAIVGPTGAGKTTLVNLLMRFYELDGGRILLNGQDIAQLTRRDIRAKTGMVLQDPWLFAGTIRENIRYGRADATDEEILAAARATYVDRFVHSLPDGYETLLDEDASNISAGEKQLITIARAFVAQPSVLILDEATSSVDTRTELLLQHAMAALREGRTSFVIAHRLSTIRDADLILVMENGGIVEKGTHDDLIVARGAYFRLYNSQFQQAATDLDEEARALAEAEHGEPLAESAGDAVEDESAPVV from the coding sequence ATGAGCGACGACAGCAACACCACCTCCCGCGCGTCCCGCCGCAAGCGCGGCGAAGCCGCCGAAATCGGGGCAGCGGTCGCCGAGTTGAGTCCCGAAGAGAAGCTCGAGCTCGAACTCGCCGAGCAGGCCCGCCTCGCCGCGGACGACTGGAGCGGCGGCGTGGCCCCCGGCAAGGCCGCGAACTTCGGAGTCTCGTTCCGGCGCCTCCTCGGGATGCTCAAGCCGCACGCGTTCCCCCTCGTCTTCGTGACGCTCCTGGGCTCGATCGGCGTCGTGCTGACGGTGGCCGCCCCGAAGGTGCTCGGCGAGGCCACGAACATCCTGTTCGAGGGCGTCGTCTCGGGGATGGCTCCGGCCGGCGCGACCAAGGAGCAGGTCGTTCAAGGCCTCGAAGACGCCGGCCAGCAGGACCTCGCGAACATCGTGTCGGCGATGCAGAACTTCGAGCCCGGCGTGGGCGTCGACTTCATGGCGCTCAGCCGTGTGCTCCTCTTCGTGCTCGCGCTGTACTTCGCGGCCTCGCTGCTGACGTGGATCCAGGGCTACGTCATGAACGTCGTGATGGTCCGCGTGATGTGGCGCATGCGCGAACAGGTCGAGGCGAAGATCCACCGCCTGCCGCTCAGCTACTTCGACCGTGTGCAGCGCGGCGAGCTGATCTCGCGCGTCACGAACGACATCGACAACATCACGCAGATGATGCAGCAGTCTCTGTCCCAGGCGCTCACGAGCGTGCTCACCGTCGTCGGCGTGCTCATCATGATGCTGTCGATCTCTTGGCAGCTGACACTCGTGGTGCTCGTGAGCTTCCCGCTCATGGCCGTGCTGTTCGGTGTCATCGGGCCGCGCTCCCAGAAGGCCTTCGGCATCCAGTGGCGCAAGGTCGGTCGTTTGAACGCCCGCGTCGAGGAGTCCTTCTCGGGTCACGCGCTCGTCAAGGTGTACGGCCGCGAGAAGAGCGCACGCGAGGCGTTCCGCCTCGAGAACGAGGAGCTCTACCAGGCCTCGTTCAAGGCGCAGTTCCTGGCGAACATCATGCAGCCGGCGATGATGTTCATCGGCAACTTGACGTACGTGGGCATCGCGGTCTTCGGGGCGCTCATGGTCGCCGGAGGCCAGCTGCGTCTCGGCGACGTGCAGGCGTTCATCCAGTACTCGCAGCAGTTCACCCAGCCGCTTGCGCAGCTGGGCGGCATGGCCGCGGTCGTGCAGTCCGGCACGGCGTCGGCCGAGCGGGTGTTCGAGCTCCTGGACGTTCCGGAGCAGGAGCCCGACGCCGTGGACGCGCCCGAGCCGGTGGACGGCGACGGCACCATCGAATTCCAGGACGTCGCCTTCTCGTACACGCCCGACCGCCCCCTCATCCACGATCTGTCCTTCCGGGTGGAGCCGGGGCAGACGGTCGCGATCGTCGGCCCGACCGGTGCCGGCAAGACGACCCTCGTGAACCTGCTGATGCGCTTCTACGAGCTCGACGGCGGCCGCATCCTCCTCAACGGGCAGGACATCGCGCAGCTCACGCGGCGCGACATCCGCGCCAAGACGGGCATGGTGCTGCAGGACCCGTGGCTGTTCGCCGGCACGATCCGCGAGAACATCCGCTACGGGCGCGCCGACGCCACCGACGAGGAGATCCTCGCCGCGGCCCGCGCGACGTACGTCGACCGCTTCGTGCATTCGCTGCCGGACGGCTACGAGACGCTCCTCGACGAGGACGCGTCGAACATCTCGGCCGGCGAGAAGCAGCTCATCACGATCGCCCGTGCCTTCGTGGCCCAGCCGTCGGTGCTGATCCTCGACGAGGCGACGAGCTCGGTCGACACCCGCACCGAGCTGCTGCTGCAGCACGCCATGGCGGCGCTCCGCGAAGGCCGGACGTCGTTCGTCATCGCGCACCGCCTGTCGACCATCCGCGACGCCGACCTCATCCTCGTGATGGAGAACGGCGGGATCGTCGAGAAGGGCACGCACGACGACCTCATCGTCGCCCGGGGCGCGTACTTCCGGCTCTACAATTCGCAGTTCCAGCAGGCGGCGACCGATCTCGACGAGGAGGCGCGCGCGCTGGCCGAGGCCGAGCACGGCGAGCCGCTCGCCGAGTCTGCGGGCGACGCCGTCGAGGACGAGTCGGCCCCGGTCGTCTGA
- a CDS encoding ABC transporter ATP-binding protein has translation MLAKLLVRYLKASGWLLLGVLVFQFASALAMLFLPNLNADIINNGLVQGDTEYILNTGLLMLAVSLGQIVASIIATWFAARAAMRAGRDMRDDIFERVSGFSEREVTGFGAGSLITRNTNDVQQVQMLAMMSATFLVSAPLLAIGGIILAVSQGPSLSWIIAVAVPVLLIVAGLIIGRMVPLFRSFQVKLDGVNRVMREQLTGIRVIRAFVREPIEEERFAEANTDIMVVGRKVGSLFVVLFPAVMLILNVTVVGVIWFGGIQVDAGEIQIGTLFAFMQYVMIILSGVMMASFMTMMIPRAAVSAERIGEVLDTRSTLARPADARAEFPEPGAVEFRDVTFTYPGAERPILSAISFRAAPGETVAVVGSTGAGKTTLISLIPRLFDVTDGAVLVGGVDVRQADLDALWRTIGLVPQRPFLFSGTIASNLRFGREEATDAELWHALEIAQASDFVAQMDGGLDARIAQGGTNVSGGQRQRLAIARAIVHSPRVLVFDDSFSALDLTTDARLRQALWRELPDVTKIVVAQRVSTVTDADRIVVLDDGGIVGLGTHEELLETSQTYREIVESQLGAEVAR, from the coding sequence GTGCTCGCCAAGCTCCTCGTCCGCTATCTCAAAGCATCCGGCTGGTTGCTGCTCGGCGTGCTGGTGTTCCAGTTCGCGTCCGCGCTCGCCATGCTGTTCCTGCCGAACCTCAACGCGGACATCATCAACAACGGTCTCGTCCAGGGCGATACCGAGTACATCCTGAACACCGGCCTGCTGATGCTCGCGGTGTCGCTCGGCCAGATCGTGGCCTCGATCATCGCCACTTGGTTCGCGGCACGCGCCGCCATGCGAGCCGGGCGCGACATGCGCGACGACATCTTCGAGCGGGTCTCGGGCTTCTCGGAGCGCGAGGTCACCGGGTTCGGTGCGGGGTCGCTCATCACCCGCAACACCAACGACGTGCAGCAGGTGCAGATGCTGGCGATGATGTCGGCGACCTTCCTCGTGTCGGCACCGCTGCTCGCGATCGGCGGCATCATCCTCGCCGTCTCGCAGGGCCCGAGCCTCTCGTGGATCATCGCCGTGGCCGTGCCCGTGCTGCTCATCGTCGCGGGGCTCATCATCGGCCGCATGGTGCCGCTCTTCCGTTCCTTCCAGGTCAAACTCGACGGCGTGAACCGGGTGATGCGCGAGCAGCTCACGGGCATCCGGGTCATCCGCGCGTTCGTGCGCGAGCCGATCGAGGAGGAGCGCTTCGCCGAGGCCAACACCGACATCATGGTCGTCGGACGCAAGGTCGGCTCGCTGTTCGTCGTGCTCTTCCCGGCCGTCATGCTGATCCTCAACGTCACCGTCGTCGGGGTGATCTGGTTCGGCGGCATTCAAGTCGATGCCGGCGAGATCCAGATCGGCACGCTCTTCGCCTTCATGCAGTACGTCATGATCATCCTGTCGGGCGTCATGATGGCGAGCTTCATGACCATGATGATCCCCCGCGCCGCCGTGTCGGCCGAACGCATCGGCGAGGTGCTCGACACCCGTTCGACGCTCGCCCGCCCGGCGGACGCGCGTGCGGAGTTCCCCGAGCCCGGTGCCGTCGAGTTCCGAGACGTGACGTTCACGTACCCGGGCGCGGAGCGCCCGATCCTGTCGGCCATCAGCTTCCGCGCCGCGCCCGGCGAGACCGTGGCGGTCGTGGGATCGACGGGCGCCGGCAAGACGACGCTGATATCGCTCATCCCGCGTCTGTTCGACGTGACCGACGGCGCGGTGCTCGTCGGCGGCGTCGACGTGCGGCAGGCCGACCTCGACGCGCTGTGGCGCACGATCGGCCTCGTGCCCCAGCGTCCGTTCCTGTTCTCGGGCACGATCGCCTCCAACCTGCGATTCGGCCGCGAGGAGGCGACCGATGCCGAGCTGTGGCACGCGCTCGAGATCGCACAGGCGAGCGACTTCGTGGCGCAGATGGACGGCGGCCTCGACGCGCGCATCGCCCAGGGCGGCACCAACGTCTCGGGCGGACAGCGACAGCGTCTGGCGATCGCGCGTGCGATCGTGCACAGCCCGCGCGTGCTCGTCTTCGACGACTCGTTCTCGGCGCTCGATCTGACCACCGACGCGAGACTCCGGCAGGCGCTGTGGCGTGAGTTGCCGGACGTCACCAAGATCGTGGTCGCGCAGCGCGTGTCGACGGTCACCGACGCCGACCGGATCGTCGTGCTCGATGACGGCGGCATCGTGGGTCTCGGCACCCACGAGGAGCTGCTCGAGACGAGCCAGACCTATCGCGAGATCGTCGAATCCCAGCTCGGAGCGGAGGTCGCCCGATGA
- a CDS encoding DUF4407 domain-containing protein encodes MSFSAHRPGRFGSDGRIEFETDGERTEDLYLDDVRAQQAAGEPSDERVDADGPEDPYPVTRDLLEDALAMNPTQPVQVVAAREAPAPAAAEQAEVAETARIGEWGAVDEAAAPAPLEAEEPAAEEAAPARPARAKRAKRRKERGSGWRRLAVLGGADASVLDQVPIETPRFVQMFFVIAGTALISAISMYFALTTGVRIVAWGALPLAIVWALIIFNLDRFLTSTMRSTHSVGRLIGLAIPRVIMAAVIGIVVAEPLVLQIFHNDISREVTATNIVQAQSDQDAVTEGPEKQALDAASERVAALESQAASGIVEGADTTSAATASAQQTVDDLTAKLAAQQQVIDQARAIYQCELTGQGAGEVPGCSGVAGEGASSGAAQAQLSQAQASYDDLAAKLRTAEADLAAAQSAGTASAGASEEQNKQQAEDELPAARAQYEAALQAYDARAAEVAGGNAGAVGLLSQISGLERLSQREPTLAWAHWLIAGLFFMIELLPVLVKVLTSWGNPSLYEQADALRRQVALDRVTARSWRERADIAQGGPA; translated from the coding sequence ATGTCTTTCTCCGCACACCGGCCCGGCCGATTCGGCTCTGACGGCCGCATCGAGTTCGAGACGGACGGCGAGCGGACCGAGGATCTGTACCTCGACGACGTGCGGGCCCAGCAGGCCGCCGGCGAGCCGAGCGACGAGCGGGTGGATGCCGACGGCCCCGAGGACCCGTATCCGGTGACGCGCGACCTGCTCGAGGACGCGCTCGCGATGAACCCGACGCAGCCGGTCCAGGTGGTGGCGGCGCGGGAAGCTCCTGCCCCCGCCGCGGCAGAGCAGGCCGAGGTCGCGGAAACGGCGCGGATCGGCGAGTGGGGAGCCGTGGACGAGGCGGCGGCCCCCGCGCCGCTCGAGGCGGAGGAGCCCGCCGCGGAAGAGGCTGCTCCCGCACGCCCGGCTCGCGCGAAGCGCGCCAAGCGTCGCAAGGAGCGCGGCTCGGGCTGGCGGAGGCTCGCCGTTCTGGGCGGCGCCGACGCCTCGGTGCTCGACCAGGTGCCCATCGAGACGCCCCGCTTCGTGCAGATGTTCTTCGTGATCGCCGGCACCGCCCTGATCTCGGCGATCTCGATGTACTTCGCGCTGACCACCGGCGTCCGGATCGTCGCCTGGGGTGCGCTGCCGCTGGCGATCGTCTGGGCGCTCATCATCTTCAACCTCGACCGCTTCCTCACTTCGACCATGCGCTCGACGCACAGCGTCGGCAGGCTCATCGGGCTCGCGATCCCCCGCGTGATCATGGCCGCGGTCATCGGCATCGTCGTGGCCGAGCCGCTCGTGCTGCAGATCTTCCACAACGACATCTCGCGCGAGGTGACGGCGACCAACATCGTGCAGGCGCAGTCGGATCAGGACGCGGTCACCGAGGGCCCCGAGAAGCAGGCGCTGGATGCCGCGAGCGAACGTGTCGCCGCGCTCGAGAGCCAGGCGGCCAGCGGCATCGTCGAGGGAGCCGACACCACGTCGGCGGCGACAGCATCCGCGCAGCAGACCGTGGACGATCTGACGGCGAAGCTCGCCGCCCAGCAGCAGGTGATCGACCAGGCGCGCGCGATCTACCAGTGCGAGCTGACCGGCCAGGGCGCCGGTGAGGTGCCGGGCTGCAGCGGCGTCGCGGGCGAGGGCGCGAGCTCCGGTGCCGCCCAGGCGCAGCTCTCGCAGGCACAGGCCTCGTACGACGACCTCGCCGCGAAGCTGCGCACCGCCGAGGCGGATCTCGCGGCCGCGCAGTCGGCGGGCACCGCCAGCGCCGGCGCCTCGGAGGAGCAGAACAAGCAGCAGGCAGAGGACGAGCTGCCCGCGGCACGGGCCCAGTACGAGGCGGCGCTCCAGGCCTACGACGCGCGGGCGGCGGAGGTCGCCGGCGGGAACGCGGGAGCCGTAGGCCTTCTGAGCCAGATCAGCGGGCTGGAACGCCTGTCGCAGCGCGAGCCCACCCTGGCGTGGGCGCACTGGCTCATCGCCGGACTGTTCTTCATGATCGAGCTGCTCCCGGTGCTCGTGAAGGTGCTGACCAGCTGGGGCAACCCGTCGCTCTACGAGCAGGCCGACGCCCTGCGCCGCCAGGTGGCGCTGGATCGGGTGACCGCGCGCAGCTGGCGGGAGAGGGCTGACATCGCCCAGGGCGGGCCTGCCTGA
- the rlmN gene encoding 23S rRNA (adenine(2503)-C(2))-methyltransferase RlmN, producing MTDSPVRTTKPRQVRPATEGWTQKKDAEGRPLLQFASPKRGKPPVHLADLAPEQRVEKVKELGLPGFRAKQLEKHYFQHWTHNPADMTDLPAEGREELVHGMLPPLLTEVRRLETDRGDTIKFLWKLHDGALVESVLMRYPGRITLCVSSQAGCGMNCPFCATGQAGLTRNMSAAEIIEQIVRANRLIAEGGLGGKKKTDHSAERVSNIVFMGMGEPLANYARVMQAVRVMTDKQHGLGMSARGITVSTVGLVPAITKLANEDIPVTFALSLHAPDDKLRDELIPVNSRWKVDEALDAARAYFDKTGRRVSIEYALIKDMNDHGWRADLLAEKLNARGRGWVHVNPIPLNPTPGSIWTASDVPVQNEFVRRLNDAGIPTTLRDTRGKEIDGACGQLVATEEDEAVAAVTPLED from the coding sequence ATGACCGATTCGCCTGTGCGCACGACCAAGCCCCGGCAGGTGCGTCCGGCGACTGAGGGATGGACCCAGAAGAAGGATGCCGAGGGGCGGCCGCTTCTCCAGTTCGCGAGTCCCAAGCGCGGCAAGCCGCCGGTGCATCTCGCCGATCTCGCCCCCGAGCAGCGCGTAGAGAAGGTCAAGGAGCTGGGGCTTCCCGGCTTCCGTGCGAAGCAGCTCGAGAAGCACTACTTCCAGCACTGGACGCACAACCCCGCCGACATGACGGATCTGCCGGCCGAGGGCCGCGAGGAGCTCGTCCACGGCATGCTCCCGCCCCTTCTCACCGAGGTGCGGCGCCTCGAGACCGACCGCGGCGACACGATCAAGTTCCTGTGGAAGCTGCACGACGGCGCCCTCGTCGAGTCGGTGCTGATGCGCTACCCCGGCCGCATCACGCTGTGCGTGTCGAGCCAGGCGGGCTGCGGCATGAACTGCCCGTTCTGCGCCACCGGGCAGGCCGGACTCACCCGCAACATGTCGGCCGCCGAGATCATCGAGCAGATCGTGCGCGCCAACCGCCTCATCGCCGAGGGCGGCCTCGGCGGCAAGAAGAAGACCGATCACTCCGCCGAGCGGGTGTCGAACATCGTCTTCATGGGCATGGGCGAGCCGCTAGCCAACTACGCGCGGGTGATGCAGGCGGTGCGCGTCATGACCGACAAGCAGCACGGCCTCGGCATGAGCGCGCGCGGCATCACCGTGTCGACGGTCGGGCTCGTGCCGGCGATCACGAAGCTCGCGAACGAGGACATCCCGGTGACCTTCGCGCTGTCGCTGCACGCCCCCGACGACAAGCTGCGTGACGAGCTCATTCCGGTGAACTCGCGCTGGAAGGTCGACGAGGCGCTCGACGCCGCGCGTGCGTACTTCGACAAGACCGGACGCCGTGTGTCGATCGAGTACGCGCTCATCAAGGACATGAACGACCACGGCTGGCGCGCCGACCTCTTGGCCGAGAAGCTCAACGCCCGCGGTCGCGGCTGGGTGCACGTGAACCCGATCCCGCTCAACCCGACGCCCGGCTCGATCTGGACGGCCTCGGATGTGCCGGTGCAGAACGAGTTCGTGCGGCGCCTCAACGACGCCGGCATCCCCACCACTCTCCGCGACACCCGCGGCAAGGAGATCGACGGCGCCTGCGGGCAGCTCGTCGCCACCGAAGAGGACGAGGCGGTCGCCGCCGTCACCCCGCTCGAGGACTGA
- a CDS encoding GNAT family N-acetyltransferase, giving the protein MSDDTDLTIRPIQPRDAGEVLTLQRAAFVQEALIYGTPDMPPLTQTLEELEAELTENLGVVALDGTRLIGALRARIDGDLVLVGRIAIAPDRAGEGIGSALLEAVERRGAGRGATEAELFTGSLSEANIRLYERLGYAETQRVSGDDGTEQVFLRKRLDARRRG; this is encoded by the coding sequence GTGAGCGACGACACAGACCTGACGATCCGACCGATCCAGCCCCGCGATGCCGGCGAGGTGCTGACGCTGCAGCGTGCGGCCTTCGTGCAGGAGGCGCTCATCTACGGCACGCCGGACATGCCGCCCCTCACCCAGACGCTCGAGGAGCTCGAGGCGGAGCTGACCGAGAACCTGGGCGTCGTCGCGCTCGACGGCACGCGCCTGATCGGAGCGCTGCGCGCACGGATCGACGGCGATCTGGTGCTCGTCGGACGCATCGCGATCGCGCCGGACCGCGCCGGCGAGGGCATCGGCAGCGCGCTGCTGGAGGCGGTCGAGCGCCGCGGCGCCGGCCGGGGCGCCACGGAGGCGGAACTGTTCACCGGCTCGCTGAGCGAGGCGAACATCCGCCTCTACGAACGCCTCGGGTACGCCGAGACGCAGCGGGTGTCGGGCGACGACGGCACCGAGCAGGTCTTCCTCCGCAAGCGGCTCGACGCGAGGCGCCGCGGCTAG